In a genomic window of Streptomyces sp. NBC_01231:
- a CDS encoding AfsR/SARP family transcriptional regulator: MDVAVNTLGDLRVLTAQRNTTPSAPKQRQVLALLSARANQPTLTEDFYRELWGNQPPRTATATLHTYIGQLRRAMAKALDVDTHTVSERLLITQPGGYVLRVDPELHDFAQYHRLLEKADEARRTRPAEEAVLHYRAALGLWRGPALADISCGPVLRVWADRANESCLNSTEKLIALELQLGHPLEVLSELRELAARHPLHENLHGQLMVAFFQAGRRNEALETYHALRKRIVSELGLEPSARLTLLQQDIIKSPARALKRIDYHDLKFSA; this comes from the coding sequence ATGGACGTAGCCGTAAATACTCTGGGAGATTTAAGGGTTCTTACCGCCCAGCGGAACACAACTCCAAGCGCCCCGAAGCAGCGTCAAGTCCTGGCGCTCCTTTCGGCCCGAGCGAATCAGCCGACGCTCACCGAGGATTTCTATCGCGAGCTCTGGGGAAACCAGCCGCCGCGGACGGCCACCGCAACCCTGCATACATACATCGGGCAATTGCGACGCGCTATGGCAAAGGCCCTGGATGTCGACACCCATACCGTCTCCGAGCGACTTCTGATCACTCAGCCCGGCGGCTACGTTCTGCGAGTGGACCCCGAGCTGCATGACTTCGCGCAGTACCACCGGCTGCTGGAGAAGGCGGACGAGGCCCGGCGCACCCGGCCGGCGGAGGAGGCCGTGCTGCACTACCGCGCGGCACTGGGCCTGTGGCGCGGTCCGGCCCTCGCCGACATCAGCTGCGGCCCTGTCCTGCGGGTATGGGCGGATCGCGCCAACGAGTCCTGCCTGAACTCCACCGAGAAGCTCATCGCACTCGAGTTGCAGCTCGGCCATCCGCTAGAGGTGCTCAGCGAACTGCGCGAACTGGCGGCCCGCCACCCGCTTCACGAGAATCTGCACGGGCAGCTGATGGTCGCCTTCTTCCAGGCCGGCCGCAGGAACGAAGCACTGGAGACGTACCACGCCCTGCGGAAGCGGATCGTGAGCGAACTCGGCCTGGAACCCTCCGCACGTCTGACCCTTCTGCAGCAGGACATCATCAAGTCACCTGCACGTGCCCTGAAGAGGATCGACTACCACGACCTGAAGTTCAGCGCCTGA
- a CDS encoding UbiA prenyltransferase family protein yields MTVTEPRLRDPSAGPGMRAKDLVSLVRPHQWPKNLVAVALPLVGGASWTWYRLSHMAWGIALFTLAASVVYVINDTADRERDRLHPVKRARPIAAGRVSVSVAIASAVVLTAALAVLAAMGPWRLTWPVAVYLVLNVFYSHRLKHIPLVDVFVVAAGFALRVVLGFLVGGIPLSVWLVLGVYAASAMISLGKRRHELDLGTVADRHRPTLEGYSRPFLEQMVIVTAVVAVLGYAGFLRSDATQPFGQVALLLTMPFALYGLLRYLQIVITEGGGGDPTETLLRDRRVVISAVLCCGCLAFTSVLAGHPELVGGLPSR; encoded by the coding sequence ATGACGGTCACCGAGCCGCGCCTGCGCGACCCCTCCGCCGGACCCGGCATGCGGGCGAAGGACCTGGTGTCGCTGGTGCGGCCGCACCAGTGGCCGAAGAACCTGGTGGCCGTCGCCCTGCCGCTGGTCGGCGGCGCGTCCTGGACCTGGTACAGGTTGTCCCACATGGCCTGGGGCATCGCCCTGTTCACCCTTGCGGCATCGGTCGTCTACGTGATCAACGACACGGCCGACCGGGAGCGGGACCGTCTGCACCCGGTGAAACGTGCCCGGCCGATCGCCGCCGGGCGGGTTTCCGTCTCCGTCGCCATCGCCTCGGCGGTGGTGCTCACCGCGGCGCTGGCGGTGCTGGCCGCGATGGGACCGTGGCGGCTCACCTGGCCCGTGGCCGTCTATCTCGTGCTCAACGTGTTCTACAGCCACCGGCTCAAGCACATCCCACTGGTCGACGTCTTCGTCGTCGCAGCCGGCTTCGCACTGAGGGTCGTCCTGGGTTTCCTGGTGGGCGGCATCCCCCTGTCGGTGTGGCTCGTACTGGGCGTCTACGCGGCCTCCGCCATGATCAGCCTGGGCAAGCGGCGGCACGAGCTGGACCTGGGGACGGTGGCCGACCGGCACCGCCCCACCCTTGAGGGCTATTCCCGCCCGTTCCTGGAACAGATGGTCATCGTCACCGCGGTCGTCGCGGTGCTGGGGTACGCCGGTTTCCTGCGCAGCGACGCGACACAGCCCTTCGGCCAGGTGGCCCTGCTGCTGACGATGCCGTTCGCCCTGTACGGACTGTTGCGCTACCTCCAGATAGTGATCACGGAAGGGGGAGGCGGGGACCCCACCGAGACCCTGCTGCGCGATCGGCGGGTCGTCATCAGCGCGGTGTTGTGCTGTGGCTGTCTCGCCTTCACCTCGGTGCTGGCCGGCCATCCGGAACTCGTGGGCGGACTGCCGAGCCGGTGA
- a CDS encoding glycosyltransferase family 2 protein, which translates to MPDQQPLVSVIVPNYNYAKSLSLCLKAIQEQDYPSIEIVLIDDCSTDASVAVAAALGVEAVSTGTNGGVSVARNLGAARARGEILLFVDSDVALAPDAVSQAVRLLLASPDLGAVCGIYDPDPLIRDSRMEEYRCLQQYYALVSSEGRISTVHTNTFAIRADVFAELDGFNPHLRHTEDQDFGLRLAMRYGALSTSAVVGRHDNDDTLRLVLRKVYQRIYLAMPLYLRRRGLPGGYASGPRAWASAVCLLSVATLLLPLLLGAAWAAVPALMLGIGLACDTGLYRCVVRHKGWGFLGYFMAVNFVVNLTVAVGVIAGGLRCLFSRQFREVYDAALGSGVSAAA; encoded by the coding sequence ATGCCTGATCAGCAGCCCCTGGTGTCGGTCATCGTGCCGAACTACAACTACGCCAAGTCCCTGTCCCTGTGCCTCAAGGCGATCCAGGAACAGGACTATCCCTCGATCGAGATCGTCCTGATCGACGACTGCAGCACCGACGCCTCCGTGGCCGTCGCGGCGGCCCTCGGTGTCGAGGCCGTCAGCACCGGCACGAACGGCGGTGTCTCGGTGGCCCGCAACCTGGGTGCCGCGCGCGCCCGCGGGGAGATCCTGCTCTTCGTCGACTCCGACGTGGCCCTCGCCCCCGACGCCGTGTCGCAGGCGGTCCGCCTGCTCCTCGCCTCCCCCGACCTGGGAGCGGTCTGCGGGATCTACGACCCGGACCCGCTCATCAGGGACAGCCGCATGGAGGAGTACCGCTGCCTCCAGCAGTACTACGCGCTGGTCAGCTCCGAAGGGCGGATCAGTACCGTCCACACCAACACCTTCGCCATCCGGGCGGACGTCTTCGCCGAGCTGGACGGGTTCAATCCCCACCTCCGCCACACCGAGGACCAGGACTTCGGACTGCGCCTCGCGATGCGGTACGGGGCACTGAGCACCTCGGCCGTGGTGGGCCGGCACGACAACGACGACACGCTGCGGCTGGTGCTCCGCAAGGTCTACCAGCGCATCTACCTCGCCATGCCGCTGTACCTGCGGCGGCGTGGCCTCCCCGGCGGCTACGCCTCCGGCCCCCGCGCCTGGGCGAGCGCGGTGTGCCTGCTGTCCGTCGCCACCCTGCTGCTGCCGCTCCTGCTGGGCGCGGCCTGGGCGGCCGTACCGGCGCTGATGCTGGGCATTGGGCTGGCGTGCGACACCGGCCTGTACCGCTGCGTCGTCCGGCACAAGGGGTGGGGCTTCCTGGGGTACTTCATGGCGGTCAACTTCGTGGTGAACCTCACCGTGGCCGTGGGGGTCATCGCGGGCGGTCTGCGGTGTCTGTTCTCCCGCCAGTTCCGTGAGGTCTACGACGCCGCCCTGGGTTCGGGGGTGAGCGCGGCCGCATGA
- a CDS encoding flippase-like domain-containing protein — protein MTATETPPEIRAPERGVRRGVLSGAFFLAVLAGLWLSLHDRIGVFADLALRPRSLPYLVAAFAANAVGMLISLLTWRSLLIGLRPVVDLRVAARIYFTSFLGKFVPGRVWGLLAQLRLGKEAGFSASAMSGVFLLNLAVGTLTGLALGLVCGPGLLGGQGWLLLLPACAVGVLLVRPELLTSMLRVAARLVRRSPPSSTATAAGMRRSMVAATVSWLVSGLHLWSLAVLFGADPLRSLPLCVGGFALATALSSLAVVLPDGWGAREAILMVVLSSVLPWSAAGAVAVASRIICTASEVVVAGGVLLLARRPRPTRTHYSSSRTASVPHDDSRTGKP, from the coding sequence GTGACGGCGACCGAGACCCCGCCGGAGATCCGGGCACCGGAGCGCGGTGTCCGACGCGGCGTGCTGTCCGGCGCGTTCTTCCTGGCGGTGCTGGCCGGACTGTGGCTGTCGCTGCACGACCGGATCGGCGTGTTCGCGGACCTCGCGTTGCGCCCTCGGTCCCTCCCGTACCTGGTCGCCGCCTTCGCCGCCAACGCCGTGGGAATGCTGATCTCTCTGCTGACATGGCGGTCCCTCCTGATCGGCCTCCGCCCTGTGGTGGACCTCCGCGTCGCCGCCCGGATCTACTTCACGTCATTTCTCGGCAAGTTCGTGCCCGGCCGGGTCTGGGGCCTTCTCGCCCAGCTCCGCCTGGGCAAGGAGGCCGGCTTCTCGGCGTCGGCCATGTCCGGGGTCTTCCTGCTCAATCTCGCGGTCGGCACACTGACCGGGCTCGCCCTGGGCCTGGTCTGCGGCCCGGGACTGCTCGGTGGCCAGGGGTGGTTGCTGCTGTTGCCGGCCTGCGCCGTGGGCGTACTGCTCGTCCGTCCGGAACTGCTCACCTCGATGCTGAGGGTGGCGGCCCGGCTGGTCCGCAGGAGTCCGCCCAGCAGCACGGCGACCGCTGCGGGAATGCGCCGGAGCATGGTGGCGGCCACCGTCTCCTGGCTGGTCTCCGGGCTTCACCTGTGGTCGCTGGCGGTCCTGTTCGGTGCCGACCCGCTCCGGTCGCTGCCGCTGTGCGTCGGAGGGTTCGCGCTGGCCACCGCCCTCAGCAGCCTGGCCGTCGTCCTGCCCGACGGCTGGGGTGCCCGCGAGGCGATCCTCATGGTGGTGCTCTCCAGCGTGCTGCCCTGGTCGGCCGCGGGAGCCGTCGCTGTGGCGAGCCGCATCATCTGCACCGCGAGTGAGGTCGTCGTCGCCGGGGGAGTGCTGCTGCTCGCCCGTCGGCCCCGCCCCACCCGGACGCACTATTCCTCCTCCCGGACAGCTTCCGTACCGCACGACGACTCAAGGACGGGGAAACCATGA
- a CDS encoding UTP--glucose-1-phosphate uridylyltransferase, whose translation MASELLRERKRPLLSPRLTKAVIPVGGLGTRFLPATKAIPKEMLPVIDKPAIQYVVEEAVTVGLTDILMVTGRNKRSLEDHFDRNLEIEETLAHRGDEAQLLRVRESSDLVSLHYVRQGAAKGVGHAVLCAQPHVGDEPFAVLLGDDLIDPRNPLLDRMIAVQERFGGSVVALMEVDPRDIHLYGCAAVAPTDEADVVRITGLVEKPGPGEAPSALAVIGRFVLHPGIFDVIRGTGPGRGGEIQLTDALDSLGRTAHPDAPVHGVLFSGRRYDTGDRADYLRTIVRLACEREDLGPDFRAWLAAFVSHDFHETR comes from the coding sequence GTGGCATCGGAGTTACTTCGTGAACGAAAAAGACCACTGCTGTCTCCACGCCTCACCAAAGCCGTCATTCCGGTAGGAGGCCTGGGAACTCGCTTCCTACCGGCGACCAAGGCCATTCCCAAGGAAATGCTGCCGGTCATCGACAAGCCTGCCATCCAATATGTGGTGGAGGAAGCGGTCACCGTCGGCCTGACAGACATACTCATGGTAACCGGTCGCAATAAGCGATCACTGGAAGACCATTTCGACCGCAACCTCGAAATCGAAGAGACGCTGGCCCACAGAGGCGACGAGGCACAGTTGCTCCGGGTGCGCGAATCCAGCGATCTCGTGTCGCTGCACTACGTTCGCCAGGGCGCCGCCAAAGGCGTCGGCCACGCTGTCCTGTGCGCGCAACCACATGTGGGAGACGAGCCGTTCGCCGTCCTGCTCGGTGACGATCTCATCGATCCCCGCAATCCCCTGCTCGACCGCATGATCGCCGTGCAGGAACGATTCGGTGGCAGCGTCGTGGCGCTCATGGAGGTGGACCCACGCGACATCCACCTCTACGGATGCGCCGCCGTCGCACCCACCGACGAGGCCGATGTCGTACGCATCACGGGTCTCGTCGAAAAGCCCGGCCCGGGCGAGGCGCCCAGCGCCCTCGCCGTCATCGGCCGCTTCGTCCTCCACCCCGGCATCTTCGACGTGATCCGCGGCACCGGGCCCGGGCGCGGCGGGGAGATCCAGCTCACCGACGCGCTGGACAGCCTCGGCAGGACAGCACATCCCGACGCGCCGGTGCACGGCGTCCTTTTCTCCGGTCGCCGGTACGACACCGGCGACCGGGCCGACTACCTGCGCACCATCGTCCGGCTGGCCTGCGAACGCGAGGATCTGGGGCCGGACTTCCGAGCGTGGCTCGCCGCGTTCGTCTCGCACGACTTCCATGAAACAAGGTGA
- a CDS encoding aspartate aminotransferase family protein has product MTKLLSIDDTQALTAKQVQDLYRRHVNRSQVSLMTSFGFGRELVDHAEGAYLYQRDGRRILDFTGGVGVLSHGHNHPRILAARRRFQEEQRMEVHKTYFSPYVAALGHNLAQLLPDDLNMSFFPNSGAEAVEGAVKLAYKYHNGSRKRILRADNAFHGKLLGSGSLTGQAQETFRFPGIQGVVSYPYGDLDAIRQEIAKSRKAKGECDVYAILVEPFSASTMQWCSEEFLRGLRALCTEEDIVLIFDEIYTGWGKTGSLFYFMRYPGLVPDVLTTSKSFGGGKSSISAYVAREPVFRRAYDNMMDALLQSTSTTYYGFGEETATAIEAINIVVEDDYPARARAIERILAPGLERIAKEHSETVVDVRGAGALHGVFLREGPKTLELATKLVPGGMTRDPRFLTKLITSSVVNALYRDHDIYAYYTLNGRNPLVAAPPLIVEPPEIERFLEALDKTLAKGLPRLLTKFVQEKVSSLW; this is encoded by the coding sequence ATGACCAAGCTGTTGTCCATCGACGACACCCAGGCCCTGACGGCGAAGCAAGTGCAAGACCTGTACCGGCGGCATGTCAACCGGAGCCAGGTGTCCCTGATGACGTCCTTCGGGTTCGGCAGAGAACTGGTCGACCATGCCGAGGGCGCCTACCTCTACCAGCGCGACGGCCGCCGCATCCTCGACTTCACCGGCGGCGTCGGCGTGCTGAGCCACGGACACAACCACCCGCGGATCCTGGCCGCGCGCCGGCGGTTCCAGGAGGAGCAGCGGATGGAGGTGCACAAGACCTACTTCTCCCCCTATGTGGCGGCACTCGGCCACAACCTGGCGCAGCTCCTCCCGGACGACCTCAACATGTCCTTCTTCCCGAACTCCGGCGCGGAGGCGGTGGAGGGCGCCGTGAAGCTCGCGTACAAGTACCACAACGGCTCCCGCAAGCGGATCCTGCGCGCCGACAACGCCTTCCACGGGAAGCTGCTGGGCTCGGGAAGCCTCACCGGGCAGGCGCAGGAGACGTTCCGGTTCCCCGGCATCCAGGGAGTGGTCTCCTACCCGTACGGCGATCTCGACGCGATCCGCCAGGAAATCGCCAAGTCCCGTAAGGCGAAAGGCGAGTGCGACGTCTACGCGATCCTCGTCGAGCCGTTCAGCGCCTCCACCATGCAGTGGTGCTCCGAGGAGTTCCTGCGCGGACTGCGCGCGCTGTGCACGGAAGAGGACATCGTCCTGATCTTCGACGAGATCTACACCGGCTGGGGAAAGACCGGCAGCCTCTTCTACTTCATGCGTTACCCGGGCCTCGTACCGGACGTGCTGACGACCTCGAAGTCCTTCGGCGGCGGCAAGTCGTCCATCTCGGCCTACGTCGCCCGCGAACCCGTCTTCCGTCGTGCCTACGACAATATGATGGACGCCCTGCTTCAGAGCACGAGCACCACCTATTACGGATTCGGCGAGGAGACGGCCACCGCCATCGAAGCGATCAACATCGTGGTGGAGGACGACTACCCCGCGCGAGCCCGTGCCATCGAGCGGATCCTCGCCCCGGGACTGGAGCGCATCGCGAAGGAGCACTCCGAGACCGTGGTCGACGTACGCGGGGCCGGCGCGCTGCACGGCGTCTTCCTGCGGGAGGGCCCCAAGACCCTGGAACTCGCGACCAAGCTGGTGCCCGGCGGGATGACCCGTGATCCCCGGTTCCTCACCAAGCTGATCACCTCGTCGGTGGTGAACGCGCTGTACCGCGACCACGACATCTACGCGTACTACACGCTCAACGGGCGCAATCCGCTGGTCGCCGCTCCACCGCTGATCGTGGAGCCGCCCGAGATCGAGCGGTTCCTGGAAGCGCTGGACAAGACGCTCGCCAAGGGGCTCCCGCGACTGCTCACCAAGTTCGTCCAGGAGAAGGTGTCGTCGCTGTGGTGA
- a CDS encoding endonuclease/exonuclease/phosphatase family protein — MTTLDAVLITGAVGALLFQVVDRLLTNRWWWWATTDVLPPPVHVLVPGALLAGAAATSGGPRWWTATLAAAALALGMRHSGLAPRAPFTIRRATGSAGGIRVVCWNTQHWDESVDTEDFYAFLRRLDADIYLLQEHIYDAGVHAPPIPVDFRARLAREFPGHHVLVRGQFVTLSRFPVVATPDIGAPEVFRADLRIDSLPGSPVLSTYNVHLPVHVFLENPFRLGLYREIRERVLSRNRQLDRLIADVRDNECPALIAGDFNLSRSLGDIARLSAVAEDALRACRSLYPVSWHRGVAWLRWWRLDLAFTTRGARAERYHFRDPQGFSDHAVQELVIDVRKDT; from the coding sequence ATGACGACGCTCGACGCCGTCCTGATCACCGGTGCCGTCGGGGCGCTGCTCTTCCAGGTGGTGGACCGGCTGCTGACCAACCGATGGTGGTGGTGGGCGACGACGGACGTACTGCCGCCGCCCGTCCACGTCCTGGTCCCCGGAGCGCTGTTGGCGGGCGCCGCGGCCACGAGCGGCGGTCCACGCTGGTGGACCGCCACCCTCGCGGCGGCGGCGCTCGCGCTGGGGATGAGGCATTCCGGACTGGCGCCGCGGGCACCGTTCACCATCCGCCGCGCCACCGGATCGGCGGGAGGCATCCGCGTCGTGTGCTGGAACACCCAGCACTGGGACGAGAGCGTCGACACCGAGGACTTCTACGCCTTCCTCCGGCGGCTCGACGCCGACATCTACCTCCTCCAGGAGCACATCTACGACGCCGGCGTGCACGCTCCGCCGATCCCGGTGGACTTCCGCGCGCGCCTGGCTCGTGAGTTCCCCGGCCACCACGTCCTGGTACGAGGGCAGTTCGTCACACTCTCGCGTTTCCCCGTCGTCGCGACACCCGACATCGGGGCTCCCGAGGTGTTCCGGGCGGACCTGCGCATCGATTCCCTGCCCGGCTCACCGGTGCTGTCCACGTACAACGTGCACCTTCCGGTGCACGTGTTCCTGGAGAACCCCTTCCGGCTCGGGCTCTACCGGGAGATCAGGGAACGGGTGCTCAGCCGGAACCGCCAGCTGGACCGGTTGATCGCGGACGTCCGCGACAACGAGTGTCCGGCGCTGATCGCCGGCGACTTCAACCTCAGCCGCTCCCTGGGCGACATCGCACGGCTGTCGGCCGTGGCCGAGGACGCCCTGCGGGCGTGCCGGTCGCTCTACCCGGTCAGCTGGCACCGGGGCGTCGCCTGGCTACGGTGGTGGCGGCTCGACCTCGCCTTCACCACCCGTGGTGCGAGGGCGGAGCGCTATCACTTCCGTGACCCCCAGGGGTTCTCGGACCACGCCGTCCAGGAACTGGTCATCGACGTCCGCAAGGACACCTGA
- a CDS encoding aldo/keto reductase: MKKRRIGGESGFDASALCLGGMHFGTKTDEATAFAVLDRFLEVGGTFIDTANTYAFWPEGGTGEESEALLGRWLRSRGVRDQIVLATKVGALPVPLDAPWPQAAEGLSKEVIERQVKASLDRLGTDRIDVYYAHIEDRRTPLEETVTAFGELVARGTVQLLGCSNHTAWRIERARALARQLGVAGYTCVQQRATYLQPRPGADFGANPHAGDELLDYVRSERELTLLGYSTLLGGALSRSDRPVPEQYDHPGTPGRLSALGSVAEELGASPNQVALAWHMHSSPSVLPVIGVSSVAQLDECLVAVDLELDAHQLDRLNTA, translated from the coding sequence ATGAAAAAGCGGCGGATCGGCGGCGAGTCGGGCTTCGACGCCAGCGCACTGTGTTTAGGAGGGATGCACTTCGGCACCAAGACCGACGAGGCGACGGCGTTTGCCGTCCTCGACCGATTCCTGGAGGTAGGTGGCACCTTCATCGACACCGCCAACACGTACGCGTTCTGGCCCGAGGGCGGAACAGGCGAGGAGAGCGAGGCGCTGCTCGGCAGGTGGCTGCGCAGCCGCGGTGTACGTGACCAGATAGTCCTGGCCACCAAGGTGGGAGCATTACCCGTGCCCCTCGACGCCCCGTGGCCGCAGGCCGCGGAAGGGCTGTCGAAAGAAGTGATCGAGCGTCAGGTCAAGGCCAGCCTGGACCGGTTGGGGACCGACCGCATCGACGTCTACTACGCACACATCGAGGACCGGCGCACGCCTCTGGAGGAGACGGTCACGGCCTTCGGGGAGTTGGTGGCGCGCGGCACGGTCCAGCTGCTCGGCTGCAGCAACCACACGGCCTGGCGGATCGAGCGAGCCCGTGCCCTGGCGCGGCAGCTCGGTGTCGCCGGCTACACCTGTGTCCAGCAACGGGCCACCTACCTTCAGCCACGGCCCGGTGCGGACTTCGGCGCCAACCCCCACGCCGGCGACGAACTCCTTGACTACGTGCGCTCCGAGCGGGAACTGACGCTGCTCGGCTACTCGACTCTGCTGGGCGGGGCGCTGTCGCGCTCGGACCGCCCGGTCCCGGAGCAGTACGACCACCCTGGCACACCGGGCCGGCTGTCCGCGCTGGGCTCGGTCGCGGAGGAGCTCGGCGCCTCACCGAACCAGGTGGCGCTTGCCTGGCACATGCACAGTTCGCCCAGTGTGCTCCCGGTCATCGGGGTGAGCTCGGTGGCTCAACTGGACGAATGCCTGGTGGCGGTCGACCTCGAACTGGACGCTCACCAGCTCGACCGGCTGAACACCGCCTGA
- a CDS encoding NAD-dependent epimerase/dehydratase family protein gives MNVVVTGGAGMLGSTLIGKLLDEGHHVHCVDVREPDPAHLAVSRAGGGRPDELELTVADVRDGTAMKRALTDADAVVHCAAALPSYPTEQIRSIIVDGTRTMLTAAASNRVPRFVQISSTAVYGLPKVVPTTEEYPRRPVDTYSAAKAEAEEVCESFRGGEMCLPILRPKTFLGPGRMGLFAMLFEWAEEGRNFPVLGRGDVRIQMFDVNDLVDAVITTLHAPTEKADDTFNLGATTFGTLREDFQAVLDAAGHGRRVVPIPGRPAVSALRLLERSGLSPVYGRLLNKLLDDSFVSTDRAQERLGFDPRYSNEDSILRTYAWWREQRSRSAHTGRRPASGGTTSVEPWRQGALSLAKVFFRPPTRKGTHA, from the coding sequence ATGAATGTCGTGGTGACGGGCGGGGCCGGGATGCTGGGCTCCACCCTGATCGGCAAGCTGCTGGACGAGGGACACCACGTGCACTGTGTGGACGTCCGCGAACCCGACCCCGCCCACTTGGCAGTCTCCCGCGCGGGCGGCGGACGGCCGGACGAGCTTGAACTCACCGTCGCCGACGTCCGGGACGGCACGGCGATGAAGAGGGCGCTCACGGACGCCGACGCGGTGGTGCACTGCGCTGCCGCGCTGCCCAGCTATCCGACCGAGCAGATACGTTCGATCATCGTGGACGGCACCCGGACCATGCTCACGGCCGCCGCCTCGAACCGGGTTCCCCGGTTCGTCCAGATCTCGTCGACCGCGGTCTACGGACTGCCCAAGGTCGTGCCGACCACCGAGGAGTACCCCCGTCGGCCGGTGGACACGTACAGCGCCGCCAAGGCCGAGGCCGAGGAGGTCTGCGAGAGTTTCCGCGGCGGTGAGATGTGCCTGCCGATCCTGCGTCCCAAGACCTTCCTCGGGCCGGGCCGGATGGGCCTGTTCGCGATGCTCTTCGAGTGGGCCGAGGAGGGCCGCAACTTCCCCGTTCTGGGACGGGGCGACGTCCGCATCCAGATGTTCGACGTGAACGACCTGGTCGACGCCGTGATCACCACACTCCACGCCCCGACCGAAAAGGCGGACGACACCTTCAACCTCGGCGCGACCACCTTCGGCACGCTGCGGGAGGACTTCCAGGCCGTGCTGGACGCCGCCGGCCACGGCCGACGGGTGGTGCCGATCCCGGGCCGGCCCGCTGTGTCCGCGCTGCGCCTGCTGGAGCGGTCCGGGCTCTCCCCTGTCTACGGCCGCCTGCTGAACAAGCTGCTCGACGACTCCTTCGTCAGTACCGACCGCGCCCAGGAGCGGCTGGGCTTCGACCCCCGCTACTCCAACGAGGACTCCATCCTCCGTACCTACGCGTGGTGGCGGGAGCAGCGGTCGCGGTCCGCGCACACCGGACGCCGACCGGCGTCCGGCGGCACCACAAGCGTCGAACCCTGGCGGCAAGGGGCGCTCTCCCTCGCCAAGGTCTTCTTCCGGCCGCCTACCCGAAAAGGGACCCATGCCTGA
- a CDS encoding glycosyltransferase family 2 protein produces the protein MRLGKPTVSVIIPNYNYEKTLPACLDAVFAQTLQPLEVIVVDDASTDRSREIIRTYPCRLIENPGNSGVSAVRNRGAAKSRGDILFFVDSDVALAPDALENAVRILTEDPDCGFVHGVPAAEPLFDDGPVEHYRVLHAHYFHRRSVGVVASAFFALGAVRREVFEAVGPLNERLRDSEDLEYSNRLHGRCRIRLTDTITGRHDDADSLRGLLREQARRAQLLLPFAAAHRAQKNAVRAHSMAGVLAVAATVATLPLIALLPVVPALFLLVAVGSDLGLSRFVLRERGPAFLAYFTVVHFLVQLSIVLGAAWGGLRLLTDRGFGRPDAGRVGPATEASAR, from the coding sequence ATGAGACTTGGCAAACCGACCGTGTCCGTCATCATCCCCAACTACAACTACGAGAAGACACTGCCCGCGTGCCTGGACGCGGTCTTCGCCCAGACTCTCCAGCCGCTGGAGGTCATCGTCGTCGACGATGCCAGCACGGACCGCTCACGGGAGATCATCCGGACCTATCCGTGCAGGCTGATCGAGAACCCGGGCAACAGCGGTGTCTCAGCGGTCCGCAACCGCGGCGCCGCGAAGAGCCGGGGCGACATCCTCTTCTTCGTCGATTCCGATGTGGCCCTCGCGCCCGACGCGCTGGAGAACGCGGTCCGGATCCTCACCGAGGATCCCGACTGCGGATTCGTGCACGGCGTTCCGGCTGCGGAGCCGCTCTTCGACGACGGCCCCGTCGAGCACTACCGGGTGCTGCACGCCCACTACTTCCACCGTCGCAGCGTCGGCGTCGTGGCCTCGGCCTTCTTCGCACTGGGGGCCGTCCGGCGCGAGGTCTTCGAAGCGGTCGGCCCGCTGAACGAGCGGCTGCGCGACTCGGAGGACCTGGAATACAGCAACCGGCTCCACGGCCGCTGCCGCATCCGCCTGACGGACACCATCACCGGTCGGCACGACGACGCCGACAGCCTGCGCGGCCTGCTCCGGGAACAGGCCAGGCGGGCGCAGCTCCTGCTCCCGTTCGCGGCGGCGCACCGGGCACAGAAGAACGCGGTGCGGGCACACAGCATGGCCGGTGTGCTCGCGGTCGCGGCGACGGTGGCGACGCTGCCTCTGATAGCGCTGCTCCCGGTCGTTCCTGCGCTGTTCCTCCTGGTCGCCGTCGGCTCCGACCTCGGCCTCTCCCGTTTCGTACTGCGCGAACGGGGCCCCGCGTTCCTCGCCTACTTCACCGTGGTTCATTTCCTGGTCCAGCTGTCGATCGTCCTGGGCGCCGCCTGGGGCGGACTGCGGCTGCTGACGGACCGTGGATTCGGTCGTCCGGATGCCGGCCGAGTCGGGCCTGCCACCGAGGCGTCCGCGCGGTGA